The Pseudophryne corroboree isolate aPseCor3 chromosome 12, aPseCor3.hap2, whole genome shotgun sequence genomic sequence gggggggggagtttagggttaggctgctggggagggggggggagtttagggttaggctgctggggagggggggggagtttagggttaggctgctggggagggggggggggagtttagggttaggctgctggggagggggggggggagtttagggttaggctgctggggagggggggggggagtttagggttaggctgctggggagggggggggggagtttagggttaggctgctggggaggggggggggggagtttagggttaggctgctggggagggggggggggagtttagggttaggctgctggggagggggggggggagtttagggttaggctgctggggaggggggggggggagtttagggttaggctgctggggaggggggggggggagtttagggttaggctgctggggaggggggggggggagtttagggttaggctgctggggagggggggggagtttagggttaggctgctggggaggggggggagagtttagggttaggctgctggggagggggggggagagtttagggttaggctgcaggggagggggggggagagtttagctgcaagggggggttaggtttaggcaccaccggggagagatTAGGGTcatgcactaaggggggaggttatggCTAGGCTGCGGGAAGTTAGGGGGTAAGGGAAAGGGGGGAGGACGACTCTTACCTCCATCCGGTCGGGAATTCAATTATTGGGATGCCTATGTCGGTATCCCGTGTGCcgacaaatcatactgaacccatctaCCTGTTTGTATTGTATTCTACATCATAGTATTAGGTTTCTATGTAACAATATAACCCATTCTCCCTAAGTGAAACAGGAAAATGACGTATTTCCTCCTTTACATGAAGTAGACTATAGGTGACAGATTGGATAGACGCAGAGGTGAAGAATGTGAACGTATGACCTTTGCTCGCTGTTTCTAACATTCCACTACATTGTCATTTGGGCAGGGCCGTGGGGGCCTCCAGGATATTGGCCATTGGGCTATACAAGTTATACTTTCCTTAGTGGTAGTTGTGTACAGTAAGTTCTGATCTCTGCAGCATCCCCTGTATcaaagagcttgcaatctatacaGCAGAGGAGGCTTAGAGAATAGGATAAATTACCTATTCCTGGGGACTGAGCAGTTTTTGGGCTGCACCGATGCCTATGACCATGCAGAGTATAAATTCAGAAGTTACTAGTAACAGATCATTGAGGCAATCGGTGCCTCATGTCTCAATGGTAACACTAGTCCTAGTAAATTAACAGTCTGACAATATGTCCAGCCTATGATATAGCTGCCCTCACTGGGgcctgtgtagagatgagcgcacGCCTGTTACTAATTTTGTACTTGGAGGATTATCTGGATTAGGCAAAAGCCACTTCTGTGGATTCAGAGTGCGATTTGGACGGGGTGATCTGCTGATTGCGGTGGACGAGTTGTATGATGTCATGTCTAATTTAGGCAGGGGCTCAGTTACTATGGGTCGTGTCTTTCCAAATTTAGCGCAGTTTTCTGGATGCGGTTGCAATGTGTCTTATAAAAATAGATTGACGAATATCCGGAATTGGTTCTCTAAATTGTATGtttgatatataatataatatagcaaGAAGCTATCGCACTATTCGGCTCTGCTTGTTACTATCAATGTCTAAAACACCTCCGAAGCTTGCACGTCGCGGACCTGCGGTGACTGCCTCCTTCTTGCGGTACCAACCAGTTCTCTGCCTATAAATTCCTAAAGAACCAGTGGCGGCACTGAGGTACGAGGTGCATATTGGTAGAACGCACACGGTAGCTGCCTCCATTCAGCATTGGGGGTCTAGCCATTCTGAAAGCTCCTTCCTTTCTGACTTTTGCTGCGTTCTTTAGGTTTACATTTTAAGATCGTCAAACAAGTTTTTCATTAGCTGCATAGGTGACATTTTTACCCGGCAACACCCATGGTTTATGGCAAATAGAAGAAGTCAAGGATAGGGCTGTGCTGGATTATTCGTAAGGCAGCCTAATAACTCTTGTGTCCCCAGGGAACAGGTTGTACGACTGAAGATTGCCTTGTGATATTAGTGGAGATGAatgaagccttagagagagatgaagtggagacattgccaatggcaaccagtcggctgctaactgtcatttatcttgcACAAGTAGGGATCACTTGGTGGTCTGTTAAGCTGTCGATATAAGTTTTAGGACATGTGTGAAGAAATGGTGGCGGGAGGAGAAAGTGTTCCATAGGTTAGGGGCAGCATGAGAGAAGTCCTAGAGGCAGAAGTGGGAGGTGGTGATGGTCACTGAGTGAGAGAGGAGGAGGCTTAAGATTGGAGATGTTGAGAGCTTTGTACGTGAGCCAATTGTGTTATGTCGCAGTATGTGGCCATCTTAGTTCCTTTATGTAATAGAGTAACAAAGTCTTCAACGCCACAGACTCTTAAAGGTCTCCTGAAGGCTACAGACTCTGTAGTCAGTCATCTTTTTTTTGGTGTCCTTTAGGTTAAAAAAGTTGAATAGGTgttaatttaaaaattaaaaaaattaaataattttgTCGTGCTTTCCACCACCCTGTTTTATTAACGTTTATTATACTTGCCTTACAGTACGATGTCTGGAGAAGATGAATTCTCGGTAAGTAAATTAGTAAATATCCCATGTGATTGTGCTGTGATACACTGGGGAAAGATTCCTGAACCTGCACACCGCAGAAGCAACCATTTTGTAGTCTTGCCAATCTGCAAGGGATCGGTGACTTCACCGAGGACCTGCCCGGCTTATATCCAGGAGGACTGATGTCCGTTACTGGCCCCTAGTTATGTGACGGGCTACATTGTCATGCACAGTAGTAcaggccacaaaatggctgcctctgccgATTGCAGGTGACATTTTCACAGAGTAAATGTAGTTGTCCCTACAGTCCGCTTACGTACTTTCTTAAACTTTATATCAGTGACTGTGTAAGGTTGATGCCGCACCAATAGATCTATGGATCTGCTTCTACTACAATAGTGACCTCCTCATTACCTTGAGTAGCAATTCTCCATACAGTTACTGTAGGGGGAGACTGGTGTTGACCATGTTTGTGCGTTACACCCCGTCCTTGATTAGTTGAGTAACTCTAGtgcctggagagagagagagggggcactaacctCTGTAGAATATAGGTTATGACCATGTCCTGCTGGATTGCTGGCGGTCTTATATAGGTTATGGGGTTTATACAAATTAGAGATTTGGTGGAGGCTTTCAGGGAAGCTTGCATTACAAGTAGAAATGTTGTTaacttatagttttttttttttttaatctttctatATCCTCTTCCCTTTAAAGTTGTCTGATGCTTTACCAGATAAGTCACCTGCCAAAACGCAGAATGTAGGCAACCAAAAAGACAATCAACAGCAAGGTGGATGGTCCGGATCAAACCCCTGGGGCTCTGCTCCTAGTGCTCCTTCTGCCCCTGGTGCCACGCCTTACGGACAAGGTCAAGGAGGATCATATCCTGGTGCTCCTTCTGCCCCTGGTGCTACGCCTTACGGGCAAGGTCAAGGAGGATCATATCCTGGTGCTCCTTCTGCCCCCGGTGCTACGCCATATGGACAAGGTCAAGGAGGATCATATCCTGGTAGTGGGATTCAGCCAACTGCACCAACGCAACCATATCCATCTGGTCCCCAGCCAGGAGCACCAAGTGCCCATTCAGGGCCTACTGGGCCATATCCAGGAGCTGCACCTGGGCAACAGCCACCTGCACCAAATGCACCATACTCTACAGGACCCACCGGACCGTACCCAGGAGCACCTGCTGGACAGCAGCCACCTGCACCAAATGCCCCGTATTCTTCAGGACCCTCTGGACCGTATCCAGGAGCACCTGCTGGACAGCAGCCACCTGCACCAAATGCCCCATATCCTTCAGGCCCTACTGGACCTTATCCAGGAGTACCTGCTGGCCAGCAACCGGCTGCACCAAATGCCCCATATCCTTCAGGTCCCTACCCGGGAACACCTGCTGGGCAGAATCCAACTGCACCGAATCCCCAATATCCTTCTGGCTCTACTGGGCCTTACTCAGGAGCACCAAGTGGGCCACAGCCAGGAGCTCCATCTGGGCACTATCCTACTGCACCTGGGCAGTATCCTGGTGCACCCTATCAATCGGGGCCTGCTGGAATGCCAGGATCATATCCTAACCCTTCTGGAGCCTCCGGTCAACAATATCCAAATCCTTCAGCCCCTTATGGTCAATCGGGTCCCACAGGACCTTCACAGCCTTGGGGTTCTAGTCCATGGAGTTCCCAAGGTGGGCAGTACCCCACACCCCCAAATGTGCCATACCCAGCCACTGGTCCCTTCCCAACTCCTGGTGCTGCATCATCATCCATACCATGGGGTAATGTGCCGCCTGGTCAGTGGGGACCTTCGGCTTCATTTCCTGGAGGTCCTGGAACATACCCAAATCCAGGCTCCTATCCCTGAAGTCGCCTGATATTTGTgatttcctcctgatcctgctaccCACCATGTAAGTGCATTGTTCTTTCCTGATTCTGTTTAGTGTCAAATGTTTACACGGCAagatgtaaaaagggagactctattGGTCCAGATTTATTAGGTTGTTATACCATTAGGATGCGTTTATGTGTAGGTTAAGCTGGGACTTCTAGTTCATCAACATCGATAGAGAAACCAGGGGCCTGACCCTACTGGGCAGATTTAAAATGGGAGTTAAAGCATCATGTAGCGTagacaaaaaaaaaacttttgtcgTGTAACCCTTCGGGAATCTTCTCAAAGTTTTATCTGTGGTCCATATTTGAGGCTAACCTGGGAACCACTAGTTTGCTGCACAAAACACTTCCTGTATTTCAGAAGAtttgtctggtgagaacaaaaatatGGTAACGGATGGGAGCCAATGATGACCAACCATTTGCTACCACATGCTGGAAAACATACAATGGTTCAAACAAATCGGTTAAATTAGTTTGATTTAACAAATTTAAATAAACAATcgcttttgtctgttttccagtatttgggagcaaatggttgaatgtcatttgctcccatccattaccagatttttgttcccaccacacagataattggacagataaatctataGATGTGTACCCAGCTGTAGTCCATCCATGACACACAttaagggggggaattcaattgtttaaaaagtcagttgggtgtctggtttttcctgtctattaaataggaaaaaaaaCAGATGCATCGGCGCAATaggctgtgtgtacgggcggtccacCAAGTGCCCGTATACTTGCTGCAGAGGCCGCCGGTGACTAACGGCACAACTAGGTGGACGCATGTAAATGCCCGCACAGTAGTGACATCGGGCACAACGCATTGGGCCGACGACCAGTAAGTGTGTTTTGCACTTGCCGATCCTCGCGTAGGTCGGTGGCTCAGCCAGACGGACGATCTgtcggcctagtgtgtacccagcataacttatTTACGCTCTCGCCGAATCCTTTTTCTTGCACAGATGTAAGATCAGCCGTGTAATGATACATTCATTCAAGGAACTTTGATTGCAGAGCGCCATCATCTTGCGTTATCGGTGGCAGGTAGCGGGGGAGAGTGAGCGGGCAGGAGCCAGGTACAGCCCCGTGTTAAAGACATTTATAACATTATTAGCAAAAATAACCCTGGTGGGCGCCCCATAAATCTAAGTACAATATGAAAAGCAAACTGCACCCGTAACTCAGAAATGGAGAGTAAAAAGATTACTGCTGAGCAATTCAAAAATAAACTATATTCTTAACACTTTGGGGACTAGCGTTTGCAAGTCGACGATTCTCGGGCAGTGAAATTTTAAACTGCATGTTTTGCATTTCGTATAAATGCCGTCTTATCTTTTGGGGTCAAACCAGATCTGCTGTGTGTACGGCAGCCCGGTGAATGTTGcatcagtgtatactgtatataaggtttagagactttttattttatttttttgcatcgtAATAAATTGTTTTACTTTTCCAGATCTCTGcgcaatggaaaaaaaaacaacaaaaaaaaaataagaatcatCGTCTGGACCATTTAAAACTGAGATTACAAAAACATCAGTGTCAAGATCCGCGGAGGATTTGAAACCCGCCTAAATCAGATCTCTTGTTAACATTCTCATTTGTGACACTATTTAATGCTGTAGAACAGACCTGAAGATAAAACCATATTAAATTGACCGCAGATGATCTGTTTGTCCATAGACAATTCAGTCCGGAATCTATAGAGAAAAGCACCAAAAATTATATATCTGAAATACGAGGgattataaatttttttttttttttttgtatttttatttaattttcttttggGGCATCTTACTAATGAAGAGTTTCTGAGCTATACTTTATGTAACCCTATATCTCATAGGCGAGTAAGTAATGTGTGCCATTTCCACATCCACACTGTAGATAcattgggctcgattcaattcactgaccgtTGAATAGCACGGGGCACTTATGTTGGAGAATAccggttctcccgacaaaacaccctgtaTAGTCCGAGAGAATGGGCGGTCTCCTACTTACTAAGGCGCagaattgaatagcgctgggagctaaTTCCAGGTGCTATTCAATGCtcagtgaattgaatcgagccTATTATTTTTTGCAGGTATGCAGTAATCTAGAAATGTAACGTTGCTTCATTTTGCCGAAAAGCCTAAATGGTGGTCCAACCGTGTGAGGTTTAACGGGAAACTCCGCTCCTCCCTCATTAATGATTCCCCTTGCCCCAAGTATGTCCAAAATTAGCATCATGTGGGGTAATGGTTAAATGAATTTAATAGGTCTTCTATGCGTTAACCAGCATGATCTGGCACTTCTAAGAGATCACTGGCGCTTCCATCCTTCTTTGCGCTTTGACTTATGATGTTATTGTAGACCGTTGGGCTTTATTTACTAGAACCCAATGCTTCTGATCGTGCTTATGCTTGCAGTATAAAAGGGATAATGCTTTTACTAGGCAAACATAGATAGTAAAAGCACTGCCCTTAAAATTTCAGGCATAGAAACGATTGGAAGTGGCGAGTTTTAGAACCCAACGCTTAGTAAGTAAACCCCTCGGGGTTCCAGATCACCAATATGTTAATGAGttacaaaggcccagatttatcaagccgtggagagtgataaattgcacggtggtaaAGTAACAactaatccgctcctaactgccatttttcaaacgcagcatgtaacatggcaggagctggttggatggtactttTATCCCGGtactatttattactctccaaggcttgataaatctgggcaactATTAGATCTTAGCAGAGCAGCCTGTGCCAGTCTGCATGACCGATCGCTGTCAGGAAAGTACAATTGCTAGGGGGGGAATGCCTGATGGAGCTTGTTTGGCACTGACTGGccatggccctaattcagacctgatcgtaaatgtACTACATTTATCACATCTATGAtctgcttccctgacatgcggggggccgcccagcgcagggctagtccgctccgcatgtcaggccctacccctccccccgcacaggtacaaaagcatcgcacaacggcgatgcttttgtacttgaagtgtAGCTCCCTAccggcgcagctcctgcgcgctggcagggagctactcgtcgcagtggctgcgtgtaacgtcacgcagctgccgcggcccgaccCCTGCACGGTCcatgcacgcctgcgttgcctggaccgtacccctaaaatggtggccaaacgccgctggcccgcctcctcccacccagggaccacctctgcctgtcaattgtgcagaggcgatcgcagggctgagatggccatcggctgtctggcatgtgcagttcagacctgctcGGCTgacccaatcaggtctgaattgggccccatgACCGCACAGCGGATGTGGTTCTTGTCCAACTCCAGCAATGGGTGTGGCTGCTCACCGTACGTAGGTCAGACACTTTCTCTGTGCTCCCAAATGCTGCGATTGACCACCCTTATGTTGCAATCTGACCTGGCTGCAAATAGTTAATTCACTAACACTGCTAACAGGTGCAAATCTGCACTACAGCCGCGGTCAGACCTGGCGTGTTGTCTTACCCTAACCACTCACCTGACCATCCAGACACCCAACAGATTTGGCCAGGAGTTTGCAGCTTGTGTGGAAGCTTTAACTTTCCCCAGTTAGACACAACTGGTTTATTGCAGATTTGCACCTCTCGGCAGTGTTGGTAAATAAGCCTCAGTGATCACACTGTTCTGAATTTCTGACTATCCGCTCCTTTACAAGGGCACAATTCtaaacccccctcctcctcctttcctGCCCTAGCGCAATTGCGAGGGGTAATCAATCTAAAGGAGTTCATATAGGAACCAGTTGCAGCAGCGATTTCATATGCAAGAGATACTACCATTATACAGGTCGTTACTGGATTAAAGAAACCTGCGTCCACTTTTTAGAGCTTCTAGGCAGCCGTTGCAGAGGAGAAATGTAATTAATCTGATTCCAAAGCTGATACTTCTATCATTATTCTCATTTGGTTGCTATTGGGAACGTTATCATTTTTCCTTTGCACCGTAAATATCCTCTATTATTGAGCGGAGACCGTTCTCGTAGTCTTATACGACAGAAAAACAGCCTCCCCCTGTGTCTTTCACTCTACTGTGCGGCTATTAGAAGGCACACAGGGGTAGGCGCATCaatcattggagagagataaagtagagaagttgcttCCGTCATTTTATAAaccgtgctagataagtgacagctaGGTGCTGAttgattactatgggcaacatctccactacctCGCTCCAAGGTCTAATACTACTACTCCCAAAGGCTGTTCTATAAAGTCCCTTTTCTTCCCACCCATTAATCTGAGAGCTCTGCACTATGCACAATATTTCTGCCATTATAAAATACTCCGTACAAGTCCAGCTGTGTATATTAATATGCAAGGGATGACGGGATTGGCGCGTGTCTCAATTAAAATTTTAAGGCAAGATGAAAAAGAGCTGAAAGAGGAGAGAGGTAAAAGGTGCGGTAGAATGATATATTGGGGAGGGGGTGATGTCCTAAACGCCTAATTTAAATTAAAGTGTGTTTTAATCCACTACTGAGGGTAGAGAGCAGAAGTGCAGGGTGCGTATTAAAGACTCATTTAGGCATCCGGGGTAAAAACTATTTGTAAAATGTAATAAATGAATGTGCCATAGGTATGTCACCGCTTCCTAGTGAATGAATAGCCTCGGCTATTAGTAGGTGACAGATCCACTTTACGTGTGCCAAATAGACTTTAGGACTGTTCTCTTTATTCAAAATTTGTCCTTTTACCCATAGATGGTCCTCATAGGAACTTTACTTTCCGCATTTGCCCTTGCACAAGTGATTTGTGAGCAGGGGCGCCTCTAGAGGtgggggctgcagctcagttcaaaattcaaataggggtccacaccaactgccagtgagtccgttGGAGGCAGTTGGCGTGACTCTCCTATTTGAATTTTAAACggacctgcagcccctcctctggagccgtCACTGTGTGAGTGTTGTATACTGGCcccaatgtgaattttagctctgcGTACACACTCTGATGCGCTTAAGGCATAGCCCTAATTGGTGCTCGTCCCACCTCTCTCCCGTCTGATATCCCTTTAGTAGAACCAGTTTACCCACCAAAGAGCTCGGTTGTAGGCAGGTACATATACAACAAATATTTATGGTGTGTGCGAAAGAGGTTTACACATTGTATTATTGGCGGTTAGACATAACTAACTTAATTTAAATGATTTTTGCTTTGGCATATATTACTATACAATTGAAAACttatttcttttttgtattttattaCTGAAAAAAAAAGCCATCTGCATTTATATAGTATGCACAGTATTTTATAACAGTAATTCAATAAAGATTGCTTATGTAGTAAATGAATTTGAGTGTAATTGGTGCATTTTCCTATATAAATGAagattaaataattaaaaaaaagacaaaactcTAGCCGTGGGGTCATTAATCTGGTCCAGAGG encodes the following:
- the MAPK1IP1L gene encoding MAPK-interacting and spindle-stabilizing protein-like, translated to MSGEDEFSLSDALPDKSPAKTQNVGNQKDNQQQGGWSGSNPWGSAPSAPSAPGATPYGQGQGGSYPGAPSAPGATPYGQGQGGSYPGAPSAPGATPYGQGQGGSYPGSGIQPTAPTQPYPSGPQPGAPSAHSGPTGPYPGAAPGQQPPAPNAPYSTGPTGPYPGAPAGQQPPAPNAPYSSGPSGPYPGAPAGQQPPAPNAPYPSGPTGPYPGVPAGQQPAAPNAPYPSGPYPGTPAGQNPTAPNPQYPSGSTGPYSGAPSGPQPGAPSGHYPTAPGQYPGAPYQSGPAGMPGSYPNPSGASGQQYPNPSAPYGQSGPTGPSQPWGSSPWSSQGGQYPTPPNVPYPATGPFPTPGAASSSIPWGNVPPGQWGPSASFPGGPGTYPNPGSYP